A single window of Leptospira semungkisensis DNA harbors:
- a CDS encoding AsmA family protein, with the protein MRSWDVINGYLEEKKIRYVTLIAFFFVIFSLIIYIPFVEKKEVYKEFILNQLRSSTGLDIQVAQSDLYIFPFPGIELNQIEIRKNSVLIAVSDKVDIDISWFGLLKRKIEIRDISINGGSLYLQRRKDGSFDLQEYLKDKEKEKEVRTNVKILLDDVNSKIGLSASDFISAALKNLEVNNFTFEYREDNHDRNYKVYFSKSKASVSFYETDLDIVFNGSIDDQPIDLEFSGALLKFPWDLEKAKFSAVLKIDDLSLSLLRDLFFVFPLADFSKTKVSGRIEVYKEEGNIFSFRVRNQIKDLAYKGGLPFGNIKLNADFDLDPLQQKIAFPFIEGLWEGVAKISAKGSVNWKNRSLGQFYIKSEYGDYHNILKLGKLFQVKDDLFDPNSPPGIFYFTGELNNFFAFKHRFPYISLEAKYVDPLLSIPKFHAYIYNGEILGKAKIYPKIPRMEVEGDAHRLQVDRVLLPYVSERVMIGELSSWFSFETSIRDHSKDSVTELFSNMKGNGSITVQNGELLGYANFMIPVLNTVGKLIALKGVDGRKLQFTSLKSDVKVSGNQMFFPNLKLEISDSGMDVDGRGSLGFDKKIDMRLHLRLGGKYLGKGLHVPIIYAGTFGKSIPYVDPIWLGSIYTGMTLLGPYLIPLGGPYAGGVAGSVIGEYVRDLWDGVTSLFGGGSSEPDPKKPKEK; encoded by the coding sequence ATGCGCTCCTGGGATGTAATCAACGGCTATCTCGAAGAAAAGAAAATCCGTTATGTTACGCTCATTGCATTCTTCTTCGTAATATTTTCTCTGATCATATATATTCCCTTCGTTGAAAAGAAAGAAGTATATAAGGAATTCATACTAAACCAACTTAGAAGTTCTACTGGACTCGATATCCAAGTAGCTCAATCCGATCTCTACATTTTTCCTTTTCCTGGTATAGAATTGAATCAGATCGAGATCCGAAAGAATTCTGTACTTATCGCAGTCAGCGACAAAGTTGATATTGATATTTCATGGTTCGGACTTTTAAAAAGAAAAATAGAGATCAGAGATATATCGATCAACGGAGGATCTCTTTATCTTCAAAGAAGAAAAGACGGCTCCTTTGACCTTCAAGAATATTTAAAAGACAAAGAGAAGGAAAAAGAAGTCAGGACCAATGTCAAGATACTTCTAGACGATGTGAATTCGAAAATAGGTCTGAGTGCCAGCGATTTTATTTCCGCAGCTTTAAAGAATCTTGAAGTCAATAATTTCACTTTCGAATACAGAGAAGACAATCACGATCGGAATTATAAGGTCTATTTCAGTAAGTCTAAGGCATCCGTTTCTTTTTACGAAACTGATCTGGACATAGTATTCAACGGATCTATCGATGATCAACCTATAGACCTAGAATTTTCCGGAGCTCTTCTTAAGTTTCCTTGGGATTTAGAAAAGGCAAAGTTCTCTGCCGTTCTAAAAATCGACGATCTATCTCTTTCACTTCTGAGAGATCTATTCTTTGTATTTCCATTGGCCGACTTTTCCAAAACCAAGGTTTCGGGACGAATAGAGGTCTATAAAGAAGAAGGAAATATATTTAGTTTTAGAGTAAGAAACCAAATCAAAGATCTGGCCTATAAAGGCGGTCTCCCTTTTGGAAATATAAAATTAAATGCCGATTTCGATCTGGATCCTCTGCAACAGAAAATCGCATTTCCTTTCATAGAAGGTCTATGGGAGGGAGTAGCTAAGATAAGCGCGAAAGGAAGCGTAAACTGGAAGAACAGAAGCCTTGGCCAATTTTATATTAAATCCGAATACGGAGATTATCATAATATTCTAAAGCTTGGAAAACTATTCCAAGTAAAGGACGATCTATTCGACCCTAACTCACCGCCAGGAATCTTTTACTTTACCGGTGAGCTGAATAATTTCTTCGCATTCAAACATAGATTTCCTTATATCAGCTTAGAAGCGAAATATGTGGATCCATTGCTTTCCATTCCCAAATTCCATGCATACATCTATAATGGAGAAATTTTAGGAAAGGCAAAGATCTATCCTAAGATCCCTCGCATGGAAGTAGAAGGAGATGCACATAGATTGCAGGTGGATCGTGTCCTTCTTCCGTACGTATCGGAAAGAGTGATGATCGGAGAATTATCCAGTTGGTTCTCTTTTGAAACTTCTATTCGAGATCACTCCAAGGATTCGGTCACTGAATTATTCTCCAACATGAAAGGCAATGGCAGCATTACTGTGCAAAACGGAGAGCTTCTCGGTTATGCGAACTTCATGATCCCGGTCTTGAATACTGTCGGAAAGCTGATAGCTTTAAAAGGAGTCGATGGAAGAAAACTGCAATTCACTTCTCTCAAGTCGGATGTAAAAGTATCCGGCAATCAGATGTTCTTTCCTAATTTGAAACTAGAGATCTCTGACAGTGGAATGGACGTAGATGGAAGAGGAAGTCTAGGTTTCGATAAGAAGATAGATATGAGATTGCATCTTCGGCTCGGTGGAAAGTATCTAGGTAAAGGACTTCACGTTCCTATTATATATGCTGGAACTTTCGGCAAAAGCATTCCTTATGTAGACCCAATCTGGTTAGGAAGTATTTATACTGGGATGACTTTGCTCGGCCCCTATCTCATTCCTTTAGGCGGACCTTATGCAGGTGGAGTCGCAGGCTCCGTCATCGGGGAATATGTAAGAGATCTTTGGGACGGAGTTACAAGCTTATTTGGCGGAGGCAGCTCCGAACCTGATCCTAAAAAACCGAAAGAGAAATGA
- a CDS encoding ABC transporter ATP-binding protein, with translation MSLLEIKDLHVSYGKETFFGREKSRLKAVENVSLELEQGETFSLVGESGCGKSTLGRAVLRLLKPDSGSIFFQGQEILSLKEKDFLPLRKKIQIVFQDPYASLNPRRNIKDILTEGLFIHGKYTDSEAEKEASTILEKVGLSPEILSRYPHEFSGGQRQRIAIARALILKPEFVLLDEAVSALDVSNQAQVLSLLDQLKEEFGLSYLFVSHDLGIVKSISNKIAVMYLGRIVEIGPKDKIVERPSHPYTKALFGAVFEVENRKMKKSPLQGEVPSILDKPKGCHFHTRCPIAQSICSQETPKWKEIGNGQKSFCHFPDGN, from the coding sequence ATGAGCCTCTTAGAGATCAAAGATCTTCATGTAAGCTACGGAAAAGAAACCTTTTTCGGAAGAGAAAAGTCTAGGCTCAAAGCGGTCGAGAATGTAAGCTTAGAACTAGAGCAGGGTGAGACCTTCAGTCTCGTGGGAGAATCCGGCTGCGGCAAATCCACTTTGGGTAGAGCAGTGCTTCGCTTATTAAAACCTGATTCGGGCTCCATCTTCTTTCAAGGACAAGAAATACTTAGCCTCAAAGAAAAGGACTTCTTACCTCTTAGAAAAAAAATACAGATCGTATTCCAAGATCCGTACGCTTCTTTGAATCCACGCAGAAATATTAAGGATATTTTAACTGAGGGACTTTTCATTCACGGAAAATACACCGACTCAGAAGCGGAAAAAGAAGCCTCAACTATTTTAGAGAAAGTAGGACTTTCTCCGGAGATCTTGAGCAGATATCCTCACGAATTTTCCGGAGGGCAAAGACAAAGGATAGCGATCGCGAGAGCATTGATCTTGAAACCAGAATTTGTTCTCTTGGACGAGGCAGTTTCCGCGTTGGATGTTTCCAATCAAGCTCAGGTTCTTTCACTCTTGGATCAGCTCAAAGAAGAGTTCGGACTTTCCTATTTATTCGTTTCTCACGATCTAGGAATCGTAAAATCCATCTCTAACAAGATCGCAGTCATGTATTTAGGAAGGATCGTTGAGATCGGACCGAAAGATAAGATCGTAGAAAGGCCTTCTCATCCTTATACAAAGGCTTTGTTCGGAGCCGTATTCGAAGTAGAAAATCGAAAGATGAAAAAGTCACCTTTGCAAGGAGAAGTTCCAAGCATTCTCGACAAACCGAAAGGTTGCCATTTCCATACCCGATGCCCTATTGCTCAATCGATCTGCTCCCAAGAGACCCCAAAATGGAAAGAGATCGGTAACGGACAGAAATCTTTTTGTCACTTTCCTGATGGAAACTAA
- a CDS encoding ABC transporter ATP-binding protein, translating to MNRENILTVNDLNLELLKEGQYVPLLENISFDIKKGETLALVGESGCGKSVCSVALTKLLPLNLFRYSKGEVLFEDKDLLKASSDTLRNIRGNKIAYIFQEPFSALNPLLKIKEQMCEAFLSHELGSRKEAEEKAEYLLASVGITDIKMRMNCYPHQLSGGILQRVGIGMSLMCDPELLIADEPTSALDVTVQAQLVDLLLRLKEKLSLSVLFISHDFGLVSHIADRICVLYAGRIAEIGTVDDVLDHPSHPYTKDLLNSLPSQFAKTGVFKPIEGRVPSPGNYPKGCHYSNRCRYTFGECENSKPILKDRNAHKHLSACFLDDKKEAAV from the coding sequence ATGAATCGAGAAAACATTCTAACAGTAAACGATCTTAATCTAGAACTCCTAAAAGAAGGACAGTACGTTCCTCTATTGGAGAATATCTCTTTTGATATTAAGAAGGGAGAGACGCTTGCTTTGGTCGGCGAGTCAGGTTGTGGTAAATCGGTTTGTTCCGTTGCATTAACCAAACTTCTTCCATTGAATCTTTTCCGTTATTCCAAAGGAGAAGTGCTATTCGAGGATAAGGATCTATTGAAAGCAAGCTCAGATACCTTGAGGAATATTCGAGGAAATAAGATCGCGTATATTTTTCAAGAGCCCTTCTCCGCATTAAATCCTTTGCTAAAGATCAAGGAGCAAATGTGCGAAGCATTTCTATCTCATGAATTAGGAAGCCGTAAAGAAGCGGAAGAAAAAGCCGAATATCTTTTAGCTTCTGTGGGAATCACTGATATAAAGATGCGGATGAACTGCTATCCACATCAATTGAGTGGTGGGATCCTACAGAGAGTTGGAATCGGTATGTCTCTCATGTGCGATCCTGAATTGCTGATTGCTGACGAACCTACTTCGGCCTTGGATGTTACTGTCCAAGCTCAACTTGTGGATCTTCTTTTGAGATTGAAAGAGAAACTAAGTCTTTCCGTGCTATTTATCTCTCATGATTTCGGTTTGGTCAGTCATATTGCAGATAGGATCTGCGTTCTTTATGCGGGAAGAATTGCTGAGATCGGAACTGTAGATGACGTGCTCGATCATCCTTCTCACCCTTATACGAAAGACCTATTGAATTCTCTACCGTCTCAATTTGCAAAAACAGGTGTCTTCAAGCCTATAGAAGGCAGGGTCCCTTCTCCCGGAAATTATCCTAAGGGATGTCATTATTCGAATCGCTGCAGATATACCTTCGGGGAATGCGAGAACTCGAAACCTATATTAAAAGATCGGAATGCACATAAGCATCTCTCTGCTTGCTTCTTAGATGATAAGAAGGAGGCCGCGGTATGA
- a CDS encoding ABC transporter permease subunit — protein MNSLFKRRFEKFKANRKAWISLWVLGISYGVSLFAPILVNNQPWIVSYSHSWKFPIFFYYTDKDFGGTELSPTNYKRLSSREDFLNGNNWILFPPVSYGYNEDSLETMEKDDNPPSAPNTKHWLGTDDRGRDVFTRIFYAYRNSLSFGLILVFIEFLFGTMIGGIQGYYGKRTDIIIQRFIEILSAIPFLYLILIMGSFFGRGFVVLGVTYSALSWIGISMYMRGEFYRSKTLTYVDAARALGVSSWKIMRNHILPNALTPLVTFLPFTLIGAISILSALDFLGYGIPAPNPSWGEMISQGRENIRAWWLIGFPSIALALTILLSSFVGEGIRDSFDSKDKVVYE, from the coding sequence ATGAATTCCTTATTCAAAAGAAGATTCGAAAAATTTAAAGCGAATAGAAAGGCTTGGATCTCTCTTTGGGTCTTAGGAATTTCTTACGGAGTTTCTTTATTTGCTCCTATCCTAGTTAATAATCAACCTTGGATTGTTTCCTATTCGCATTCCTGGAAATTTCCGATCTTTTTCTATTATACCGACAAGGATTTCGGAGGCACGGAGCTTTCTCCTACAAATTATAAAAGGCTCTCTAGTAGAGAAGATTTCCTGAATGGAAACAATTGGATCCTTTTTCCTCCGGTATCCTACGGATACAACGAAGACAGCTTAGAAACTATGGAGAAGGATGATAATCCTCCTTCTGCTCCGAACACAAAGCATTGGTTGGGAACCGATGATAGAGGAAGAGACGTATTCACTCGCATCTTTTATGCATATAGGAATTCGCTTAGTTTCGGACTGATTTTAGTTTTTATAGAATTCCTTTTCGGCACTATGATCGGAGGGATCCAAGGTTATTACGGAAAAAGAACGGATATCATCATACAGAGATTTATCGAAATACTCTCTGCAATTCCATTCTTATATTTGATCCTGATCATGGGTTCCTTTTTCGGAAGAGGATTCGTCGTATTGGGAGTTACGTACTCCGCATTGAGTTGGATCGGAATTAGCATGTACATGCGCGGAGAATTTTATAGATCCAAAACGCTTACATATGTGGATGCTGCAAGGGCCTTAGGTGTCAGCTCTTGGAAGATCATGAGAAATCATATTCTACCGAACGCGCTTACTCCTTTGGTTACATTTCTACCATTCACATTGATCGGAGCGATTTCCATCCTAAGCGCGTTAGACTTCTTGGGTTATGGAATCCCTGCGCCGAATCCTTCTTGGGGAGAAATGATCAGCCAAGGAAGAGAAAATATCAGAGCCTGGTGGCTGATTGGATTCCCTTCTATCGCTCTTGCACTTACGATTTTACTATCTTCTTTCGTAGGAGAAGGGATCCGAGATTCTTTTGATTCTAAGGATAAGGTCGTATACGAATGA
- a CDS encoding ABC transporter permease subunit has product MRNYFLKRMILILPTILGITFIVFILSHLAPGGPLEREIAKLRGYGSAEGAQAKRISTEEIDLLKKKLHLDKPLPVAYLYWLSEVAQLDLGESRLHSRPVDELIFEKIPVSLTFGLSGFLISYLICIPLGITKAIRSGESFDNSTSIIILIAYSIPVFALSMLLLFVFASGEVFSWFPLGHEISDEYESLGFFEQIADRLEHMFLPVICYVASSFAVLTLLMKNSLLDQISKEYVRTAMSKGLSFKDAIYKHAFRNSLIPIATGFGSNLSLILAGSLIIELVFSIDGIGLLSFQAVTERDTDLMMGLLLIQSLLSLVGNILSDLCYVLIDPRINFEA; this is encoded by the coding sequence ATGAGAAATTACTTTCTAAAAAGAATGATCCTGATCCTTCCCACGATCCTTGGGATTACCTTCATAGTGTTCATACTTTCTCATCTCGCTCCTGGAGGTCCCCTAGAAAGGGAGATCGCAAAACTTAGAGGCTATGGCAGCGCAGAAGGCGCCCAGGCAAAAAGGATCAGCACCGAAGAGATCGATCTTCTCAAAAAGAAGCTCCATCTGGACAAGCCTCTCCCTGTCGCTTATCTCTATTGGCTATCCGAAGTAGCTCAATTAGACTTGGGAGAATCCAGACTTCATTCTCGTCCAGTAGACGAACTGATCTTTGAAAAGATCCCGGTATCTCTCACGTTCGGACTTTCAGGATTCCTGATCTCGTATTTAATCTGCATACCTCTCGGCATTACGAAAGCGATCCGAAGCGGAGAGAGTTTTGATAATAGCACGAGCATTATTATTTTGATCGCTTACTCAATCCCGGTATTCGCGTTATCCATGCTTTTACTCTTTGTGTTTGCCTCGGGAGAAGTTTTCTCCTGGTTTCCATTGGGACACGAGATCTCCGACGAATATGAAAGCTTAGGCTTCTTCGAACAAATAGCAGACCGGTTGGAGCACATGTTCCTTCCGGTAATCTGCTATGTTGCGAGTTCTTTTGCGGTTCTTACTTTACTGATGAAAAATTCTCTCTTGGATCAGATCTCCAAAGAATATGTTCGAACTGCAATGTCAAAAGGACTCTCCTTTAAGGATGCGATCTATAAGCATGCATTCAGAAACAGCTTGATCCCGATTGCGACAGGGTTCGGTTCCAATTTAAGTCTGATACTCGCGGGCTCATTGATCATAGAACTTGTGTTTAGTATCGACGGGATCGGACTTCTTAGCTTTCAGGCAGTGACAGAAAGAGATACGGATCTGATGATGGGACTTCTTCTCATACAAAGTCTTCTTTCTTTAGTCGGGAATATTCTCTCGGATCTTTGTTACGTACTCATCGATCCAAGGATCAATTTCGAAGCATGA
- a CDS encoding lipocalin-like domain-containing protein, with amino-acid sequence MLLSILNIKTKIRRKSLTSTLLILILSILFFTANQDRFAADPGKAEHKEKTATFKSFKFPQDHLFHKGYRVEWCYFIGILNTEQGKELGYELSFFRAYLGPKVALYPVHFAISDMEEEKHKTSQTLERELGDVAGQNSTSLWSGDYRMEVTDQGNITISAFPRTEAGFGLELELSSKPKDVLVHGKNGKSLKSRTNPKFYSHYYSVPRMETKGSLYLEGKEYNVKSGTSWMDHEWSSPEGAEPAFDLSSKDISWDWICIQMEDGSDIMAFNFRSKSSPASETFGSFRGPDGKVVTFEKENELNFQPEDKSWKSNATDISYKLKWKLISERFKLNISPKFEEQEFDARSSTGLAYWEGGVNVAGEIDGKTVKGKGYLELKPSR; translated from the coding sequence ATGCTCCTTAGTATTCTAAATATAAAAACAAAAATCCGGAGAAAGTCTCTCACTTCCACTCTTCTCATCCTAATCCTTTCCATTTTATTTTTTACTGCAAACCAAGACAGATTTGCAGCCGATCCAGGAAAGGCAGAGCACAAGGAAAAAACGGCCACCTTCAAAAGCTTTAAGTTTCCGCAAGATCATTTGTTTCATAAAGGTTATAGAGTAGAATGGTGTTATTTTATCGGGATCTTAAACACAGAGCAAGGAAAGGAATTGGGTTACGAACTCAGTTTCTTTAGAGCTTATCTAGGACCCAAGGTAGCGTTGTATCCTGTTCATTTTGCTATCTCCGATATGGAAGAAGAGAAACATAAGACCTCTCAAACCTTAGAGAGAGAACTTGGAGATGTTGCAGGACAAAACAGCACTTCTCTTTGGAGCGGAGACTATCGAATGGAAGTCACCGACCAAGGAAACATTACTATCTCAGCATTTCCTAGAACAGAAGCAGGTTTCGGTTTAGAATTGGAACTTTCTTCTAAGCCTAAGGATGTTTTGGTTCACGGTAAGAATGGAAAATCCTTAAAGAGCAGAACGAATCCAAAATTCTACTCTCACTATTATAGCGTTCCCAGAATGGAAACTAAAGGCTCTCTCTACCTTGAAGGAAAGGAATACAATGTAAAATCCGGAACAAGCTGGATGGATCATGAATGGAGTAGCCCAGAAGGAGCCGAGCCCGCATTCGATCTTTCTTCCAAGGATATTTCTTGGGACTGGATCTGTATTCAAATGGAAGACGGTTCCGATATCATGGCTTTCAATTTCAGAAGCAAATCCTCTCCAGCCTCAGAAACTTTCGGAAGCTTTAGAGGACCGGACGGCAAGGTTGTAACCTTTGAAAAGGAGAACGAACTCAACTTTCAGCCGGAAGACAAATCCTGGAAAAGCAATGCCACGGATATTTCCTACAAATTGAAATGGAAATTAATTTCCGAACGATTTAAACTGAATATCTCTCCCAAGTTTGAGGAGCAAGAATTCGATGCTCGAAGTAGTACCGGCCTGGCTTATTGGGAAGGCGGAGTGAATGTGGCAGGGGAAATAGACGGAAAAACCGTGAAAGGCAAAGGCTATTTAGAGTTAAAACCTTCTCGTTGA
- a CDS encoding lysophospholipid acyltransferase family protein: MSNPVPRSERKKVKKFFQYVFARILVGSFSFFPYVLRGKILYYVILGLAKLTGAVRKRMEKHIRMAFPDKKESEIQGYIKHNLRVLSHMANEFCEEPRMNQAYIDKWVELLPNKETHERILKQGGILVLGHLGNWETMGVSLCYTAPNADLYVFAKRQSNPWSNAWIEKNRASQRISLIYTDESPRKALTLLKQKKLVAFISDQDAGKTGTFFPFLGNLASTFMGPATFARMTDAPIIFCSSWYDEKGKLYFYVEEFERPDLDPRKDAELWEREFTYRWVKRLEKEVHAHPADYFWLHRRWHTKPENKEELDRFWKEYEANSPLKKQNSNASV; this comes from the coding sequence ATGTCCAACCCGGTCCCAAGAAGTGAAAGAAAGAAAGTAAAGAAATTCTTTCAGTATGTTTTCGCTAGAATACTCGTAGGCAGCTTTTCTTTCTTTCCGTATGTTTTGAGAGGAAAGATCCTTTATTACGTCATACTTGGATTAGCAAAACTAACTGGTGCAGTTAGGAAACGGATGGAGAAGCATATTCGAATGGCTTTTCCGGATAAGAAGGAATCAGAGATTCAGGGTTACATAAAGCATAATCTTAGGGTTCTCTCTCACATGGCCAATGAGTTCTGCGAAGAGCCTAGAATGAATCAAGCCTATATAGACAAGTGGGTTGAACTTCTACCAAATAAAGAAACTCACGAACGGATCTTGAAACAAGGCGGGATCTTGGTCTTAGGTCATTTGGGAAATTGGGAAACCATGGGAGTTAGCTTATGTTATACGGCTCCCAATGCGGATCTATATGTATTTGCAAAAAGACAAAGTAATCCTTGGTCCAATGCTTGGATCGAAAAGAATAGGGCAAGCCAAAGGATCAGTTTGATCTATACGGATGAAAGCCCGAGAAAAGCTCTCACCTTATTGAAGCAAAAGAAATTAGTCGCCTTTATCTCAGACCAGGATGCTGGAAAGACGGGTACCTTTTTTCCTTTCTTAGGAAATCTAGCTTCTACGTTCATGGGTCCCGCTACATTTGCAAGAATGACGGATGCACCGATCATCTTTTGCAGTAGTTGGTACGACGAAAAAGGCAAATTATATTTCTATGTAGAAGAATTTGAAAGACCGGATCTGGATCCAAGAAAAGACGCCGAGCTTTGGGAAAGAGAATTTACATATAGATGGGTCAAACGTCTGGAGAAGGAAGTGCACGCTCATCCTGCAGATTATTTTTGGCTGCATAGACGTTGGCATACGAAGCCGGAAAATAAAGAAGAGCTAGATCGTTTTTGGAAGGAATACGAGGCGAATTCTCCCTTAAAGAAACAAAACTCGAACGCGTCCGTATAA
- a CDS encoding sulfatase — MGSYKKNILGMVSKHSIWVVPAVILLTDIIVRDEILPGFKPLQWAFYFLSFVYSIILYSAVIILLRLLHQLKSKALYYFVLFLAVTFYTFAIIGSYGYYSYTGIMPNFFVFSFIFNEPLNSWTILAGGVTKGAALGGIALFVVLGISLWQATIKEPLKYKYQIPVRISVVVLFLAISGFLHNNTRFNDQVYVSDTNTIAFVWRNLYNHLTGDSLGSAGLQSRNKPKLGRINSNPNFNVLLIVTESLRKLNLNIYGYDKRTTTPFLSKLVTSADPNRYFLFKKAYSNSSSTLLSFPSILTGVSPSQPVPMTHTYPLFWEYGKAANYSTFYITSHNLQWNNFEGFFKNSGIDTLWDKEKSGLKVFNDIGIDDRETVKEFKRQLSELKTDKKKFAGVLHFNTNHFPYLVPEESRVFAVDTPVDQYDNSVRHMDKLLEEVYGFLKEDGFLENTVVVFTSDHGEALFEHEYLGHIDSNYIETVSIPMLLYIPPVLKDSINLQAIRRNTEKSVANTDLIPTIIDILNLENNSNVRSYTSHLEGKSLIKDISDDRKIIITNNNEISLYKVGISYIKGNYHYIMNMTSSPAQERLFDLSTDPLELKDLWANFSEDSKIRYREEVKDCNVCTDLFTSQGISYKRSENSDTVNLKGGNLVQPASF, encoded by the coding sequence ATGGGATCATATAAAAAAAATATTCTGGGGATGGTTTCAAAACATTCTATCTGGGTTGTGCCGGCTGTTATTCTTCTTACTGATATCATCGTAAGAGATGAGATCTTGCCTGGCTTTAAACCTTTGCAATGGGCTTTCTATTTTCTTTCTTTCGTTTATTCAATAATTCTATATTCTGCAGTGATCATTCTATTAAGATTATTGCATCAACTTAAGTCCAAGGCTCTTTATTATTTCGTTCTCTTTCTTGCTGTGACCTTCTACACATTTGCGATCATCGGTTCGTACGGATATTATTCTTATACCGGGATCATGCCGAACTTTTTCGTGTTCTCTTTTATATTCAACGAGCCTTTAAACAGTTGGACTATTCTCGCTGGAGGAGTAACCAAGGGAGCGGCTCTTGGCGGAATTGCGTTATTTGTCGTTTTAGGTATTTCTCTCTGGCAGGCAACAATCAAGGAGCCTTTGAAATACAAGTATCAGATCCCCGTTCGGATCTCAGTAGTTGTTCTCTTCTTAGCAATCAGCGGCTTCTTACATAATAATACTCGCTTTAACGATCAGGTTTATGTTTCGGATACGAATACAATCGCTTTCGTTTGGAGAAATTTATACAACCATCTCACTGGAGATAGCTTAGGTTCCGCCGGACTTCAATCCAGGAATAAGCCTAAACTCGGAAGAATAAATTCGAATCCGAATTTCAACGTACTATTGATCGTTACCGAGAGTCTTAGAAAATTAAATCTGAATATTTACGGGTATGATAAGAGAACTACGACTCCGTTCTTATCTAAACTAGTTACAAGTGCAGATCCAAATCGTTATTTCTTATTTAAGAAGGCGTATTCAAATTCCAGTTCTACTCTATTATCTTTTCCGAGTATTCTAACTGGAGTTTCTCCCTCTCAGCCGGTTCCTATGACCCATACCTATCCTTTGTTTTGGGAATACGGAAAAGCAGCGAATTACTCTACATTCTATATCACCAGTCACAATCTGCAGTGGAATAATTTCGAAGGATTCTTTAAGAATTCAGGAATAGATACTCTTTGGGACAAAGAGAAGAGTGGACTCAAAGTATTCAATGATATCGGGATCGATGATAGAGAGACGGTAAAGGAATTCAAACGCCAACTTTCCGAATTAAAAACGGATAAGAAGAAATTCGCAGGAGTTCTTCATTTCAATACGAATCATTTTCCGTATCTTGTTCCCGAAGAGTCACGGGTCTTTGCAGTCGATACTCCTGTAGATCAGTATGATAACTCCGTCCGTCACATGGACAAACTCTTGGAAGAAGTTTACGGCTTCTTAAAAGAAGATGGATTCTTGGAGAATACTGTAGTCGTCTTCACTTCGGATCATGGGGAAGCATTATTCGAACATGAGTATCTGGGCCATATAGATAGCAATTATATAGAGACTGTTTCTATCCCGATGCTTTTATACATTCCTCCCGTCTTAAAAGATTCGATCAATCTGCAGGCAATCAGAAGGAATACTGAAAAATCCGTAGCAAATACGGATCTGATCCCGACCATCATAGATATTCTCAACCTAGAGAATAATTCGAATGTGAGAAGCTACACTTCTCATCTTGAAGGAAAATCTTTGATCAAGGACATTAGTGATGATAGAAAGATCATTATCACTAACAATAACGAGATCTCTCTTTATAAGGTGGGAATCAGTTATATCAAAGGAAATTATCATTATATCATGAATATGACCTCCAGCCCTGCCCAGGAGCGTCTATTCGATCTTTCGACAGATCCTCTGGAATTAAAGGATCTCTGGGCGAATTTTAGCGAAGATTCTAAGATCCGCTATAGAGAAGAAGTCAAGGATTGCAATGTCTGCACAGACCTTTTCACTTCGCAAGGGATCTCATATAAAAGATCCGAAAACAGTGATACAGTGAACTTAAAAGGAGGAAACCTGGTCCAGCCGGCTTCCTTCTAA